In Streptomyces chartreusis NRRL 3882, the following are encoded in one genomic region:
- a CDS encoding GvpL/GvpF family gas vesicle protein translates to MSTYVYGIAASSHPGLPEGMGGVGDPPRPVRILREGDLAAVVSEAPEGLRPKRKDLLAHQNVLSEAGAAGCVLPMRFGSVAPDDNSITAVLAERAEHYKERLRALDGRVEYNVKANHVEEAVLHQVMAENPEIRGLAEANRQAGGGSYDDKIRLGEMVAAAVKAREAEDAAALQRVLEPAAEAVSVGPESTGWLANVSFLVDRKSADTFLAAVEEARKDLPHLEVRVNGPLPPYSFVEPGPTEPAGTVASGTDAGAG, encoded by the coding sequence GTGAGCACCTACGTCTACGGCATCGCGGCGAGCTCGCACCCCGGGCTCCCCGAGGGCATGGGCGGCGTCGGCGACCCGCCACGCCCGGTGCGCATCCTGCGCGAGGGCGACCTGGCCGCCGTGGTGAGCGAGGCGCCCGAAGGGCTGCGGCCCAAGCGCAAGGACCTGCTCGCCCACCAGAACGTGCTCAGCGAGGCGGGCGCGGCCGGCTGTGTGCTGCCCATGCGGTTCGGCAGCGTCGCCCCGGACGACAACTCGATCACGGCGGTCCTCGCCGAGCGCGCCGAGCACTACAAGGAGCGCCTGCGGGCCCTCGACGGCCGGGTCGAGTACAACGTCAAGGCCAACCACGTCGAAGAGGCCGTACTGCACCAGGTGATGGCCGAGAACCCGGAGATCCGTGGTCTCGCCGAGGCCAACCGCCAGGCGGGCGGCGGCAGTTACGACGACAAGATCCGGCTCGGCGAGATGGTCGCGGCCGCCGTCAAGGCCCGGGAGGCCGAGGACGCCGCCGCACTCCAGCGCGTGCTGGAACCGGCTGCCGAGGCCGTAAGCGTGGGTCCCGAGTCCACCGGCTGGCTGGCCAACGTGTCGTTCCTGGTGGACCGGAAGTCGGCCGACACCTTCCTGGCAGCCGTGGAAGAGGCCCGCAAGGACCTGCCGCACCTGGAGGTGCGGGTCAACGGACCGCTGCCGCCGTACAGCTTCGTCGA
- a CDS encoding gas vesicle structural protein GvpA yields the protein MTVVPAQQTGGGGGSSGLYDVLELVLDRGLVIDAFVRVSLVGIEILKIDVRVVVASVDTYLRFAEACNRLDLEAGPRKDPGLPDLVGEMTESGARGKSKGALSGAAETISDAFKQARSEGSEQETESRPRARKSTSARRKEEQE from the coding sequence ATGACAGTCGTACCGGCACAGCAGACCGGCGGCGGAGGCGGCAGCAGCGGTCTCTACGACGTGCTTGAACTTGTTCTGGACAGGGGGCTCGTCATCGACGCATTCGTGCGAGTCTCCCTGGTCGGCATCGAGATCCTCAAGATCGACGTTCGCGTCGTCGTCGCCAGCGTCGACACCTATCTGCGCTTCGCCGAGGCGTGCAACCGGCTCGACCTGGAGGCCGGGCCGCGCAAGGACCCGGGCCTGCCCGACCTGGTGGGGGAGATGACCGAGTCCGGCGCGCGCGGCAAGTCCAAGGGGGCGCTGTCCGGCGCCGCCGAGACCATCTCCGACGCCTTCAAGCAGGCGCGTTCCGAAGGCTCCGAGCAGGAGACCGAGTCCCGTCCGCGAGCCCGTAAGAGCACGTCCGCCCGCCGGAAGGAGGAGCAGGAGTGA
- a CDS encoding gas vesicle protein gives MSNTNNTQESQSSQKSQDSQNPRKSTDNTADDRPSPMEVLRHARGQLAELTGMTAESVSSFEQTEQGWALEVEVLELERVPDTMSLMASYQVELDARGQLTGYRRVRRYERGRSDPRRTGGH, from the coding sequence ATGTCGAACACAAACAACACGCAAGAGTCACAGAGTTCACAGAAATCTCAGGACTCCCAGAATCCTCGCAAATCCACTGACAACACGGCCGACGACCGGCCGAGCCCCATGGAGGTGCTGCGCCACGCGCGCGGCCAGCTCGCGGAGCTCACCGGCATGACCGCCGAGTCCGTGTCGTCCTTCGAGCAGACCGAGCAGGGCTGGGCGCTGGAGGTCGAGGTCCTCGAACTCGAGCGCGTGCCCGACACGATGAGCCTGATGGCGAGCTATCAGGTGGAGCTCGACGCCCGAGGGCAACTCACGGGTTATCGCCGCGTCCGCCGCTACGAGCGGGGGCGGTCCGACCCGCGAAGGACCGGCGGTCACTAG
- the ligD gene encoding non-homologous end-joining DNA ligase, which yields MSGGDGTRRVRAGRRTVEVHRPDKVLFPGGGDAKEYTKGDLVDYHRAVAPFMLPHLRGRPLMLERHPDGLDGPTFMQKNTPDHYPEWITRVEVAKEGGTVRHVVCDDTATLLYLADQAAVTLHRWLSRADSVDHPDRLVFDLDPAGDDFDAVREAARLLGQLLDELELPSALMTTGSRGLHLIVPLNGRHDFDEVRSFAHDVAGTLADAHPDRLTTAARKKDRGERLYLDVQRNAYAQTAVAPFTVRPRPGAPVATPITWDQLDDPELHARRWTIADAVEQARTDPWSGLLTRGRALGPARRRLNALRG from the coding sequence GTGAGCGGCGGCGACGGCACGCGCAGGGTGCGGGCCGGCCGCCGCACCGTGGAGGTCCACCGGCCGGACAAGGTGCTCTTCCCCGGCGGCGGGGACGCCAAGGAGTACACCAAGGGCGACCTGGTGGACTACCACCGCGCCGTCGCGCCCTTCATGCTGCCGCACCTGCGCGGCCGTCCGCTGATGCTGGAGCGGCACCCGGACGGGCTCGACGGGCCCACGTTCATGCAGAAGAACACCCCGGACCACTACCCGGAGTGGATCACCCGCGTCGAGGTGGCCAAGGAGGGCGGCACCGTCCGCCACGTGGTCTGCGACGACACCGCCACCCTCCTCTACCTGGCCGACCAGGCCGCCGTCACGCTGCACCGGTGGCTGTCCCGCGCCGACAGCGTCGACCACCCCGACCGGCTGGTCTTCGACCTGGATCCGGCGGGGGACGACTTCGACGCCGTACGCGAGGCCGCCCGGCTGCTTGGGCAGCTGCTGGACGAGCTGGAGCTGCCCTCGGCGCTGATGACCACCGGATCGCGCGGGCTGCACCTGATCGTGCCGTTGAACGGCCGGCACGACTTCGACGAGGTGCGCTCCTTCGCCCACGACGTCGCCGGCACCCTCGCCGACGCCCACCCCGATCGGCTGACCACCGCCGCCCGCAAGAAGGACCGCGGTGAGCGGCTCTACCTCGACGTGCAGCGCAACGCCTACGCGCAGACCGCCGTCGCGCCGTTCACGGTCCGGCCCCGGCCGGGCGCGCCCGTGGCCACCCCGATCACCTGGGACCAGCTGGACGACCCGGAGCTGCATGCCCGCCGCTGGACCATCGCCGACGCCGTCGAGCAGGCCCGCACCGACCCCTGGTCGGGTCTGCTCACCCGAGGCCGGGCACTGGGACCGGCCCGGCGGCGGCTGAACGCCCTGCGCGGCTGA
- a CDS encoding transketolase, with protein sequence MNTGELTDLGQQLRVDSVRAAAAAGSGHPTSSMSAADLMAVLLAHHLRYDFDRPAHPGNDRFVLSKGHASPLLYSAYKAAGAIDDEELLTFRKLGSRLEGHPTPQRLPWVETATGSLGQGLPVGVGIALAGKRLDRTGYRTWVLCGDSELAEGSVWEAAEHAGYEHLDNLTVIVDVNRLGQRGPTRHGHDLDAYARRFQAFDWHTIEVDGHDVDAIDRAYGEAASTKGQPTAILARTLKGKGVEGVQDREGLHGKPLPEADDAIAELGGPRDIRVQVQEPPAARMLHSVHTGNFELPTWDKGEEVATRNAFGEALAALGTGRGDIVALDGEVGDSTRAEFFAKEHPDRYFECYIAEQQLVASAVGLAARGWVPYAATFAAFLTRAHDFVRMASVSGSGINLVGSHAGVAIGQDGPSQMGLEDLAMMRAVHGSTVLYPCDANQTARLVGTMAGLEGVRYLRTSRGESPVIYGPDEEFPVGGSKVLRSSDRDRLTLVAAGVTVHEALAAADALERAGIRARVIDLYSVKPVDRATLRRAAEETGCLVTVEDHHPEGGIGDAVLEAFGDGRPVPRLVRLAVRSMPGSASPDEQLHAAGIDAESVAAAGRLLVEEAVVP encoded by the coding sequence ATGAACACCGGTGAACTCACCGACCTCGGACAGCAGCTGCGCGTGGACAGTGTCCGCGCTGCCGCCGCCGCCGGCTCCGGGCACCCGACGTCCTCCATGTCCGCGGCCGATCTGATGGCCGTCCTGCTCGCGCACCACCTCCGCTACGACTTCGACCGCCCCGCCCACCCCGGCAACGACCGTTTCGTCCTCTCCAAGGGACACGCCTCCCCGTTGCTGTACTCCGCGTACAAGGCGGCCGGCGCCATCGACGACGAGGAGCTGCTCACCTTCCGCAAGCTGGGCAGCCGACTCGAAGGGCACCCCACACCCCAGCGCCTGCCCTGGGTCGAGACGGCCACCGGCTCGCTCGGGCAGGGCCTGCCGGTCGGGGTCGGCATCGCGCTCGCCGGCAAGCGGCTGGACCGCACCGGCTACCGCACCTGGGTGCTGTGCGGCGACAGCGAACTGGCCGAGGGATCCGTGTGGGAGGCCGCCGAGCACGCCGGGTACGAGCACCTGGACAACCTCACCGTGATCGTCGACGTCAACCGGCTCGGCCAGCGCGGCCCGACCCGGCACGGCCACGACCTGGACGCCTACGCCCGCCGCTTCCAGGCCTTCGACTGGCACACCATCGAGGTCGACGGGCACGACGTGGACGCGATCGACCGCGCCTACGGAGAGGCCGCGTCCACCAAGGGCCAGCCCACCGCGATCCTCGCCCGCACCCTCAAGGGCAAGGGCGTCGAGGGCGTCCAGGACCGCGAGGGCCTGCACGGCAAGCCGCTGCCCGAGGCCGACGACGCGATCGCCGAACTCGGCGGCCCGCGCGACATCCGCGTCCAGGTGCAGGAGCCGCCCGCCGCGCGCATGCTGCACTCCGTCCACACCGGGAACTTCGAACTCCCGACCTGGGACAAGGGCGAGGAGGTCGCCACCCGCAACGCCTTCGGCGAGGCCCTGGCCGCCCTGGGGACCGGCCGCGGCGACATCGTCGCCCTGGACGGCGAGGTCGGCGACTCCACCCGCGCGGAGTTCTTCGCCAAGGAGCACCCCGACCGCTACTTCGAGTGCTACATCGCCGAGCAGCAGCTGGTCGCCTCGGCCGTCGGACTCGCGGCACGCGGCTGGGTGCCGTACGCCGCCACCTTCGCCGCCTTCCTGACCCGGGCCCACGACTTCGTCCGGATGGCGTCCGTCAGCGGCTCCGGCATCAACCTCGTCGGCTCGCACGCGGGCGTCGCCATCGGCCAGGACGGGCCCAGCCAGATGGGTCTGGAGGACCTGGCGATGATGCGGGCGGTGCACGGCTCGACCGTGCTGTACCCCTGCGACGCCAACCAGACCGCGAGGCTCGTCGGCACGATGGCAGGCCTGGAGGGCGTCCGCTACCTGCGCACCTCGCGCGGCGAGAGCCCCGTGATCTACGGCCCGGACGAGGAGTTCCCGGTCGGCGGGAGCAAGGTGCTGCGCTCCTCCGACCGCGACCGGCTGACCCTCGTCGCGGCCGGCGTCACCGTGCACGAGGCACTGGCCGCCGCCGACGCCCTGGAGCGGGCGGGCATCCGGGCGCGGGTGATCGACCTGTACTCGGTGAAGCCCGTCGACCGGGCCACCCTGCGCCGGGCCGCCGAGGAGACCGGCTGCCTGGTGACCGTGGAGGACCACCACCCGGAGGGCGGCATCGGCGACGCGGTCCTGGAAGCCTTCGGCGACGGACGCCCCGTACCGCGCCTGGTACGGCTCGCCGTACGGAGCATGCCGGGCTCGGCCTCCCCGGACGAACAGCTGCACGCCGCGGGTATCGACGCCGAGTCCGTCGCGGCGGCCGGGCGGCTGCTGGTGGAGGAGGCGGTCGTGCCGTGA
- a CDS encoding FAD-dependent oxidoreductase, with amino-acid sequence MSRPRIVIVGAGFAGYRAARTLARTTRGRAHITLLNPTDYFLYLPLLPQVAAGVLEPRRVTVSLSDTLPDVRLVLGEADRVDLDGRTLHYTGPEGDGGTLAYDRLVLAAGSVNKLLPIPGVAEYAHGFRGLPEALYLRDHVTRQVELAAAADDPKTCAARCTFVVVGAGYTGTEVAAHGQMFTDAQVRKHPLRQGMRPRWMLLDVAPRVLPEMDEKLSATADRVLRQRGVDVRMGTSVKEATPDGVVLTDGEFVETRTLVWCVGVRPDPLVESLGLPLEKGRLLVDPHLQVPGRPELFACGDVAAVPDLEKPGSYTPMTAQHAWRHGKVAAENVAASLGLGGARKPYRHRDLGFVVDLGGAKAAANPLGVPLSGVPAGAVARGYHLAAMPGNRVRVAADWLLDAVLPRQAVQLGLVRSWSVPLDTSSPELARVPGGPEQRQEASARSGPGAAVAADTHEGGTGAGSLQGRAGDEPAKGQPGSGAMQNRPGSGTAQRRSEEELAKGRPGAEPTSTWPTDEPAKGPLGGGSAKGRLSGEPTKGRPGGEPARSQVGGEPTRGQAAAEPAKGQSGGEPSRTWPADEPAKGPPGGEPAKGQPGGEPAKGQPGGEPAKGQPGGEPARSQVGGEPTRGQAAAEPAKGQSGGEPSRTWPADEPAKGPPGGEPAKGQPGGEPAKGQPGGEPAKGQPGGEPAKNQPGGEPAKNQPGGEPATNQAGGEPAEKQPGGEPAEKQPGREGAEKQPGAVPEPPAGQPPPGPDTAPGPVKRSDVPDDSAKGDS; translated from the coding sequence GTGAGTCGACCCCGCATCGTGATCGTCGGTGCCGGTTTCGCCGGGTACCGCGCGGCCCGCACCCTGGCCCGGACGACCCGGGGGCGGGCGCACATCACCCTGCTGAACCCGACCGACTACTTCCTGTATCTGCCCCTGCTGCCCCAGGTCGCCGCCGGTGTCCTGGAGCCGCGCCGGGTCACGGTCTCCCTCTCGGACACGCTGCCGGACGTACGGCTGGTGCTGGGCGAGGCCGACCGGGTCGACCTCGACGGACGGACCCTGCACTACACCGGGCCCGAGGGGGACGGCGGCACGCTCGCCTACGACCGGCTGGTGCTCGCCGCGGGCAGCGTCAACAAGCTGCTGCCGATCCCGGGGGTCGCCGAGTACGCGCACGGCTTCCGCGGGCTGCCGGAGGCGCTGTACCTGCGCGATCACGTGACGCGGCAGGTGGAGCTGGCAGCCGCGGCCGACGACCCCAAGACCTGCGCCGCCCGGTGCACCTTCGTCGTGGTCGGCGCCGGATACACCGGTACGGAGGTCGCCGCGCACGGGCAGATGTTCACCGACGCGCAGGTCCGCAAGCACCCGCTGCGGCAGGGCATGCGGCCGCGCTGGATGCTGCTGGACGTGGCGCCCCGCGTGCTGCCCGAGATGGACGAGAAGCTGTCCGCCACCGCCGACCGGGTGCTGCGGCAGCGGGGCGTGGACGTGCGGATGGGAACCTCCGTGAAGGAGGCCACGCCCGACGGGGTCGTGCTGACCGACGGCGAGTTCGTCGAGACCCGGACCCTGGTGTGGTGCGTGGGCGTACGGCCCGACCCGCTGGTCGAGTCCCTCGGGCTGCCTTTGGAGAAGGGACGGCTGCTCGTCGACCCGCACCTCCAAGTGCCGGGCCGGCCCGAGCTGTTCGCCTGCGGTGACGTGGCCGCGGTGCCGGATCTGGAGAAGCCGGGCAGCTACACGCCGATGACCGCGCAGCACGCCTGGCGGCACGGCAAGGTCGCGGCGGAGAACGTCGCGGCCTCGCTCGGCCTGGGCGGCGCGCGCAAGCCCTACCGCCATCGCGACCTGGGCTTCGTCGTCGACCTGGGCGGTGCGAAGGCCGCCGCCAACCCGCTCGGCGTGCCCCTGTCCGGGGTGCCGGCGGGTGCGGTGGCGCGGGGCTACCACCTCGCCGCGATGCCGGGAAACCGGGTCCGGGTCGCCGCCGACTGGCTGCTGGACGCGGTACTGCCGCGCCAGGCCGTGCAGTTGGGGCTCGTCCGGTCCTGGTCCGTGCCGCTGGACACGTCGTCACCGGAGCTGGCCCGGGTGCCGGGCGGGCCGGAGCAGCGGCAGGAGGCGAGCGCCCGCTCGGGGCCGGGGGCGGCGGTCGCGGCCGACACGCACGAAGGGGGGACCGGCGCGGGGTCCTTGCAGGGCCGGGCCGGAGACGAACCCGCGAAGGGGCAGCCCGGATCCGGCGCGATGCAGAACCGGCCCGGATCCGGGACCGCGCAGCGCCGCTCGGAGGAGGAACTGGCCAAGGGCCGCCCCGGTGCTGAACCGACCAGTACCTGGCCGACCGACGAGCCGGCCAAGGGACCGCTCGGGGGCGGATCCGCCAAGGGCCGGCTGAGCGGCGAGCCGACGAAGGGACGGCCCGGCGGCGAGCCCGCCAGGAGCCAGGTCGGTGGCGAGCCGACTCGGGGCCAGGCTGCGGCTGAGCCCGCGAAGGGGCAGTCGGGTGGTGAGCCGTCCAGGACCTGGCCGGCCGACGAGCCGGCCAAGGGACCGCCCGGTGGTGAGCCCGCGAAGGGGCAGCCTGGCGGTGAGCCCGCGAAGGGGCAGCCTGGCGGTGAGCCCGCGAAGGGGCAGCCTGGCGGCGAGCCCGCCAGGAGCCAGGTCGGTGGCGAGCCGACTCGGGGCCAGGCTGCGGCTGAGCCCGCGAAGGGGCAGTCGGGTGGTGAGCCGTCCAGGACCTGGCCGGCCGACGAGCCGGCCAAGGGACCGCCCGGCGGCGAGCCCGCGAAGGGGCAGCCTGGCGGTGAGCCCGCGAAGGGGCAGCCTGGCGGTGAACCCGCGAAGGGGCAGCCTGGCGGTGAACCCGCCAAGAATCAGCCTGGCGGTGAACCCGCCAAGAATCAGCCCGGCGGCGAACCCGCCACGAACCAGGCCGGCGGCGAGCCCGCCGAGAAGCAGCCCGGCGGCGAGCCCGCCGAGAAGCAGCCCGGCCGTGAAGGTGCCGAGAAGCAGCCCGGGGCCGTCCCGGAGCCCCCGGCCGGTCAGCCACCCCCCGGACCCGACACCGCTCCCGGTCCCGTCAAGCGGTCCGACGTCCCGGACGACTCCGCGAAAGGAGACTCATGA
- a CDS encoding LLM class F420-dependent oxidoreductase produces the protein MPEYGYFLSCEQYGPAELIEQARMAEQAGFQALWISDHYHPWNDEQGQSPFVWSVIGALSEAVSLPIETAVTCPTVRMHPAVVAQAAATSAVMTDNRFRLGVGSGEALNEHILGDHWPPAHVRLDMLEEAIQVMRRLFTGEEVNHHGPHYTVENARLYTVPDEPIPIDISGFGPAATQLASRVGDGYITIEPDEAMVEQYRKGGGGGKLVSGGTKVCYDTDKDEAVTTVHRLWANEQLPGELGQVLPSPKHFEQAQQLVTEDMVRANRVCGDDVDEHVAELKQFADAGFDRVYVNQIGPDLRGFFDFYRTKVLPQLQQAA, from the coding sequence ATGCCCGAGTACGGTTATTTCCTCTCGTGCGAGCAGTACGGACCCGCCGAGCTGATCGAGCAGGCCCGGATGGCCGAGCAGGCCGGATTCCAGGCGCTGTGGATCTCGGACCACTACCACCCGTGGAACGACGAGCAGGGCCAGAGCCCGTTCGTGTGGTCGGTGATCGGCGCGCTCTCCGAGGCGGTGTCCCTGCCGATCGAGACGGCGGTGACCTGCCCGACCGTGCGGATGCACCCGGCGGTGGTGGCGCAGGCCGCGGCGACCAGCGCCGTGATGACGGACAACCGCTTCCGGCTGGGTGTCGGCTCCGGCGAGGCTCTCAACGAGCACATCCTGGGCGACCACTGGCCGCCGGCCCACGTCCGTCTGGACATGCTGGAGGAGGCCATCCAGGTGATGCGCCGGCTGTTCACCGGCGAGGAGGTCAATCACCACGGCCCGCACTACACGGTGGAGAACGCCCGCCTCTACACGGTCCCGGACGAGCCGATCCCGATCGACATCTCCGGCTTCGGCCCGGCGGCCACGCAGCTCGCCTCCCGCGTCGGCGACGGCTACATCACCATCGAGCCGGACGAGGCGATGGTGGAGCAGTACCGCAAGGGCGGAGGCGGCGGAAAACTCGTCAGCGGTGGCACGAAGGTCTGCTACGACACCGACAAGGACGAGGCCGTGACGACCGTCCACCGGCTCTGGGCGAACGAGCAGCTGCCCGGCGAGTTGGGCCAGGTGCTGCCCTCCCCGAAACACTTCGAGCAGGCGCAGCAGCTGGTCACCGAGGACATGGTGCGTGCGAACCGGGTGTGCGGCGACGACGTGGACGAGCACGTGGCCGAGCTGAAGCAGTTCGCGGACGCGGGTTTCGACCGGGTCTACGTCAACCAGATCGGCCCGGACCTGCGCGGTTTCTTCGACTTCTACCGCACGAAGGTGCTGCCGCAGCTCCAGCAGGCCGCCTGA
- a CDS encoding enolase C-terminal domain-like protein, giving the protein MELHRPVVSVYTVPTDAPEADGTLAWDSTTVVICEVSAGDATGTGWTYGPAAVGDFLTAELAPLVEGMSALDIPAAHDAMCRSVRNAGRPGIASCAISALDIALWDLKARLLELPLARLLGVRRERVPVYGSGGFTTYHDTHLAAQLNGWVHGQHIPRVKIKVGEGWGREVARDLHRVRAARQVIGPDAELYVDANGAYTRKQAVRVGHALAEHGVGWFEEPVSSDDLTGLRLVRDAVVCDVTAGEYGFDLPYFARMIAAGAVDCLQVDATRCGGLTEFLRAAALAHAHGLEVSAHCAPHAHAAAAASLPNVRHLEWFHDHVRIEDMFFDGALDPTGGTVRPVQGVGHGLTLRTQEVAEYRVS; this is encoded by the coding sequence ATGGAACTCCACCGTCCCGTCGTGTCCGTGTACACGGTGCCGACGGACGCTCCCGAGGCGGACGGCACGCTGGCCTGGGACTCCACGACCGTGGTGATCTGCGAGGTGTCGGCGGGTGACGCGACCGGCACGGGCTGGACGTACGGCCCGGCGGCCGTCGGCGACTTCCTCACCGCCGAACTCGCCCCGCTGGTCGAGGGCATGAGCGCCCTGGACATCCCGGCGGCGCACGACGCGATGTGCCGGTCGGTGCGCAACGCGGGCCGCCCGGGCATCGCGTCCTGCGCGATCTCCGCCCTGGACATCGCCCTGTGGGACCTCAAGGCCCGGCTGCTGGAACTCCCCCTGGCCCGGCTGCTGGGGGTCCGGCGCGAGCGGGTGCCGGTGTACGGCAGCGGGGGCTTCACGACGTACCACGACACGCATCTGGCAGCGCAGCTGAACGGCTGGGTGCACGGGCAGCACATCCCGCGCGTGAAGATCAAGGTCGGCGAGGGGTGGGGCCGGGAGGTGGCCCGCGACCTGCACCGCGTGCGGGCCGCGCGCCAGGTCATCGGCCCGGACGCGGAGTTGTACGTCGACGCCAACGGCGCCTACACCCGCAAGCAGGCGGTGCGCGTCGGCCACGCCCTCGCCGAGCACGGCGTGGGCTGGTTCGAGGAGCCGGTGTCCTCGGACGACCTGACGGGCCTCCGGCTGGTCCGGGACGCGGTGGTGTGCGACGTGACGGCCGGGGAGTACGGCTTCGACCTGCCCTACTTCGCGCGGATGATCGCGGCGGGGGCGGTCGACTGCCTCCAGGTCGACGCGACCCGCTGCGGCGGCCTGACCGAGTTCCTGCGCGCGGCCGCCCTGGCCCATGCCCACGGCCTGGAGGTCTCCGCGCACTGTGCCCCGCACGCCCACGCGGCGGCGGCCGCCTCGCTCCCCAATGTCCGGCACCTCGAGTGGTTCCACGACCATGTCCGCATCGAGGACATGTTCTTCGACGGCGCCCTGGACCCCACGGGCGGCACGGTCCGCCCGGTCCAGGGCGTGGGCCACGGGCTCACCCTGCGGACGCAGGAGGTGGCGGAGTACCGGGTCTCCTAG
- a CDS encoding SDR family oxidoreductase codes for MRTTDTPHGRVVVVTGASGGVGRATARAFAAGGDRVALVARGTEGLAAAADDVRRAGGEALVISADVSDAKAVDDAAQQVVDTFGPIDVWVNNAFTGVFAPFTEIGPDEFRRVTEVTYLGYVFGTRAALRHMLPRDRGTIVQVGSALAYRGIPLQSAYCGAKHAIQGFNESLRCELLHTRSAVRTTMVQLPGLNTPQFDWVLNRMRGRARPVAPVYQPEVAARAIVYAASHARRREYWVGASTAATLLANAVVPGLLDRYLARTGFGSQQEGDRHDGPANLWAPADGRQGHDFGAHGRFDDEAVHHSPQQWVSRNRRRVGAALTVGAAGALAARKLAGQARR; via the coding sequence ATGCGCACGACAGATACACCGCACGGCCGCGTCGTCGTGGTGACCGGAGCCAGCGGCGGCGTGGGACGGGCCACGGCCCGGGCCTTCGCCGCCGGGGGCGACCGGGTCGCCCTGGTGGCCCGGGGAACCGAAGGGCTCGCCGCCGCGGCCGACGACGTGCGGCGCGCCGGGGGCGAGGCCCTCGTGATCAGCGCGGACGTCTCCGACGCCAAGGCCGTCGACGACGCCGCCCAGCAGGTCGTCGACACCTTCGGCCCCATCGACGTCTGGGTCAACAACGCCTTCACCGGGGTCTTCGCGCCGTTCACGGAGATCGGCCCCGACGAGTTCCGCCGCGTCACCGAAGTGACCTATCTGGGCTATGTGTTCGGCACCCGGGCGGCCCTGCGGCACATGCTGCCGCGCGACCGCGGCACGATCGTGCAGGTCGGCTCCGCGCTCGCCTACCGGGGCATCCCGCTCCAGTCGGCGTACTGCGGGGCCAAGCACGCGATCCAGGGGTTCAACGAGTCCCTGCGCTGCGAACTGCTCCACACGCGCAGTGCGGTGCGCACGACGATGGTGCAGTTGCCCGGCCTCAACACCCCGCAGTTCGACTGGGTGCTGAACCGCATGCGGGGCCGGGCCCGGCCGGTCGCTCCGGTGTACCAGCCGGAGGTCGCGGCCCGGGCGATCGTGTATGCGGCGTCGCACGCGCGGCGCCGGGAGTACTGGGTGGGCGCATCGACGGCCGCCACGCTCCTCGCCAACGCCGTCGTCCCCGGGCTGCTGGACCGCTATCTGGCGCGCACGGGCTTCGGGTCACAGCAGGAGGGGGACCGGCACGACGGGCCGGCCAACCTGTGGGCCCCGGCGGACGGGCGGCAGGGCCACGACTTCGGCGCGCACGGGCGGTTCGACGACGAGGCCGTGCACCACAGCCCGCAGCAGTGGGTCTCACGGAACCGGCGGCGGGTCGGCGCGGCCCTGACCGTGGGGGCGGCGGGCGCCCTGGCCGCACGCAAACTGGCCGGGCAGGCCCGCCGGTAG
- a CDS encoding phage holin family protein, translating to MKPLDHLEHLDKQLVDELAQVARETVRDELREQTRRQRRKAMLYAASGALALYAGAALALAVGLALALGLPDWAAALITAAILGALAYVLRGVARPSASRPGPAHAVGMTPGHESTGRGTGVPGGVPPVPPAPPAAGPVAGAAGGPAPGVVPPRPADDPDVPRGA from the coding sequence ATGAAGCCGCTGGATCACCTGGAGCATCTGGACAAGCAACTGGTCGACGAGCTGGCACAGGTGGCGCGCGAGACCGTCCGGGACGAACTGCGGGAGCAGACGCGCAGGCAGCGCCGCAAGGCGATGCTGTACGCCGCGTCCGGCGCCCTCGCCCTGTACGCGGGCGCGGCCCTCGCGCTCGCCGTGGGACTGGCCCTCGCCCTCGGCCTGCCCGACTGGGCCGCCGCGCTGATCACCGCCGCGATCCTGGGCGCCCTCGCGTACGTGCTGCGCGGCGTGGCCCGCCCGTCCGCTTCCCGCCCGGGCCCGGCGCACGCGGTCGGCATGACGCCGGGGCACGAGAGCACCGGCCGGGGAACCGGGGTGCCCGGCGGTGTGCCGCCCGTGCCGCCGGCCCCGCCCGCCGCCGGACCCGTGGCCGGCGCCGCCGGCGGGCCGGCCCCCGGTGTGGTGCCCCCGCGGCCGGCGGACGACCCCGACGTGCCCCGTGGGGCGTGA
- a CDS encoding VOC family protein produces the protein MEILGATLRVCVDDLETAIPFYERLAGGRAQRFERGGVQVAAIGCFLLMSGPPAELELLRKVAATIAVTDVEETHKVLTELGAHIIAGPIASPAGRNLIALHPDGSVYEYVDRQA, from the coding sequence ATGGAGATTCTGGGTGCCACACTGCGCGTCTGCGTCGACGACCTCGAGACCGCGATTCCCTTCTACGAGCGGCTGGCGGGCGGCAGAGCCCAGCGCTTCGAACGGGGCGGTGTCCAGGTGGCGGCGATCGGCTGCTTCCTGCTGATGAGCGGTCCCCCGGCCGAACTGGAGCTGCTGCGCAAGGTGGCCGCGACGATCGCCGTGACGGACGTCGAGGAGACGCACAAGGTGCTGACCGAGCTGGGCGCCCACATCATCGCGGGGCCCATCGCCTCGCCGGCGGGCCGCAACCTGATCGCCCTGCATCCGGACGGGTCGGTCTACGAGTACGTGGACCGTCAGGCGTGA